The Streptococcus marmotae genome contains the following window.
CAATTCAAACCAAGAACTGAAAAATGTAGAGGTTTTCCCGAAAAAGAATGGAAGTGGGAAAAAACTATTCAACAAACAAAGGGTGAGAAAAGCTAGGATATACCACGGAATGCTGGCTAAAACCGATTTCAGATTGGTATTTTCAGCAGGAGTTATTCCTTTCCTCTTGGTCATCAAGCGCTCAAAGGCAAATACGACAACCACTAGAAAGAGGATACGGGTAATCTTAAACAGGGTCGCATATTGGGTGACATTTGCATTGATCAGGCTGGCAGCGGCTACGACTTGACCGACTGACTGTAAAACACCTCCTGTCAGAGCGCTATTTGCTAAATCAGAAAAGCCTAATAGTCTAACGCCGATAACAGGTAAGACAAAGAGTAAAATCGTACCGAGTAAGTTGATGAGTACAATCGCCTGTCCCTTGTCCTTACTATCAGCTCGAATAGCTGGAGCAATAGCTCCGATAGCCGATGAGCCACAAACCGCATTTCCCCCTGCAATCATGAGGGCCATTTCTTCTTTGAACCCTAATTTTTTCCCTAGAAAATAGCTAAAGGTAATGACACTAGCCATCATGAGAAGAATATAGAAAAGACCAGATAATCCCAAGTGAGCAATCGTTTGAAAGGTCACGGTTAGACCAAGTAGGG
Protein-coding sequences here:
- a CDS encoding YeiH family protein produces the protein MKIIHKEIVPGFILSFLVAVLAKGLARFFPSIGAASLAICIGIFLGNTICRSTRFEKGTKFSESRLLEISVALLGLTVTFQTIAHLGLSGLFYILLMMASVITFSYFLGKKLGFKEEMALMIAGGNAVCGSSAIGAIAPAIRADSKDKGQAIVLINLLGTILLFVLPVIGVRLLGFSDLANSALTGGVLQSVGQVVAAASLINANVTQYATLFKITRILFLVVVVFAFERLMTKRKGITPAENTNLKSVLASIPWYILAFLTLCLLNSFFPLPFFFGKTSTFFSSWFELTALAAIGLRLDFKKFLQEGPKFLIYMGLIGVFQVSLALLLIFLLRIG